From the Leptospira sp. WS60.C2 genome, one window contains:
- a CDS encoding outer membrane beta-barrel protein, with the protein MRNKYTLMATIVATLFSQASLFAQAKKDKDKPWYELVNFSGYVDVYYNYTSNNRQGATQDTAGTFHTYNKQFAVNAVKLSMEKLADKESPWGFRLDMQNGQNNMYQERPYQTTNSIHNMQLLQQAYVSAYFPVLKGLTVDAGKMATHIGLELLDSKDNIAYTIGYVFFNTIPFIHTGARANLQINDRLSTGLYLYNSAQGTGYTGNGQQFGYVGVTPYGDAAGGSSLFSTSQHAYADGPNPTRAIGTQVKYDVIPDKFQVVWNTLQANDNIKGRQNNALYYLEQASGTAFPKQSAFKTDNWMIQNLILIFKPTDRLTTIFDYTYGERNGQTNTAAFGYEPGGVTKTKLDAALPGLVPDLPAELTSLGFNNDTNFTRENRVKRIYQTYQVQAKYQFTELFALGFRFEYLDDKRYGGSLAVNPPLFAVTPTNRYDLKFQDSIGTRAVSNYGQIKTLTFTPTFDLTENLQVKVDLRRDWGPGQQFVDTSGRPASHQNGIIVGMVAKF; encoded by the coding sequence ATGAGAAATAAATACACTCTAATGGCGACGATCGTTGCTACCTTATTTTCCCAGGCTTCCCTTTTTGCTCAGGCAAAGAAGGACAAAGATAAGCCTTGGTATGAGTTGGTAAATTTTTCCGGATATGTGGACGTATACTATAACTATACATCAAATAACCGGCAAGGGGCAACCCAAGACACTGCGGGAACATTTCACACTTACAACAAACAATTTGCTGTAAATGCCGTGAAACTCTCGATGGAGAAATTGGCGGATAAGGAAAGTCCTTGGGGTTTCCGTTTGGATATGCAAAACGGACAGAACAACATGTACCAAGAACGTCCATACCAAACCACTAACTCCATCCATAACATGCAATTGTTACAACAAGCATATGTGTCTGCATACTTCCCAGTGTTAAAAGGATTAACAGTCGACGCTGGTAAGATGGCAACTCACATCGGATTGGAATTACTTGATTCGAAAGATAACATTGCCTACACCATTGGTTATGTGTTCTTTAACACAATCCCCTTTATCCACACTGGAGCAAGAGCAAACCTTCAAATCAATGACCGTTTATCAACTGGTCTCTATCTTTATAACAGTGCACAAGGAACTGGATACACTGGAAATGGACAACAGTTCGGTTACGTAGGAGTCACTCCTTACGGTGATGCTGCTGGTGGTTCTAGTCTTTTCAGCACTTCCCAACATGCCTATGCAGATGGTCCAAACCCAACGAGAGCAATCGGAACACAAGTAAAGTATGATGTGATTCCTGATAAGTTTCAAGTTGTTTGGAACACGTTGCAAGCAAACGACAACATCAAAGGTAGACAAAACAACGCTTTGTATTACCTAGAGCAAGCTTCTGGAACAGCTTTCCCAAAACAATCTGCTTTCAAAACAGACAATTGGATGATCCAAAACTTAATCTTGATCTTCAAACCAACTGATCGTTTGACAACAATCTTTGACTATACTTATGGTGAAAGAAATGGACAAACAAACACTGCTGCGTTCGGTTATGAGCCAGGTGGTGTCACTAAAACTAAGTTAGATGCAGCGCTTCCTGGTCTTGTTCCAGATTTACCTGCTGAACTTACTTCTTTGGGATTCAACAACGATACAAACTTCACAAGAGAAAATCGAGTTAAACGAATCTACCAAACTTACCAAGTGCAAGCAAAATATCAGTTCACTGAACTTTTTGCTCTAGGTTTCCGTTTTGAATACTTAGACGACAAACGTTACGGTGGATCATTGGCAGTAAACCCTCCACTATTCGCAGTGACTCCAACAAACCGTTACGACCTCAAATTCCAAGACTCAATTGGAACAAGAGCAGTTAGTAACTACGGACAAATCAAAACATTAACATTCACTCCAACATTTGATCTCACAGAGAACCTACAAGTGAAAGTGGATTTGAGAAGAGATTGGGGTCCAGGACAACAATTCGTAGATACATCTGGAAGACCAGCGTCTCACCAAAATGGTATCATCGTTGGTATGGTAGCTAAATTCTAA
- a CDS encoding methyl-accepting chemotaxis protein: MMSLLSKISIRTRLLLFPLPLIFSLLILLGLLVESQNQTLNFSSKESVGLTILKPLSLAYREGLRRLKIGQESTSELQPIFNEFKKELEQTDIIAPDTEEVVKFENYSKLKEFDQNTSLQFLNDTQELILKIGDLSNLILDPEVDSYYQMEIVLFRVPSIYQNIAILKAMVRDEYLGSNANAKSLSSASVTKAVITVSNIELACKEIAKSYDKSVKSNQKYETEISESKELARRSCDSYLTELKNTFLANPIKPATSESLFVTIHKGTEIAGTIQERSNVLLEKMIQDRVELLTWKRNFNIILVILSLAVSSIFVFLIFRSINDPLYQVLVKIDELSSGEADLTSALPEFGNNEIGKISISINQFLQNLNQIMNQLKMSVSESEKVSNKLKKDAISVSDNATSLASVSEESAASLEELTTSFEIMFEFITNETKNIVKITEEMGTIKTSIVNIENALIQLTELSSQSTELANSGNISIKNTDTTMTEIRSVTKEITGIVDLITEISERTNLLALNASIEAARAGDAGMGFAVVAEEISKLADKTQASVKSIKKLIEKSHLVVNDGSNYVLEAVKSLSEIVGQSNRMNDAVNHLKDEMTTQTNSLLSVTNELNGLEEMAKTIELSSREQKKASEDMVNTVNTLSGSAQELASNSEDLNQVSQKISEIATNIAMITNTFRTH, translated from the coding sequence ATCATGAGTCTACTTTCCAAAATTTCCATTAGAACAAGATTATTACTGTTTCCTTTACCTCTGATATTCTCCTTGTTGATCCTTCTTGGTTTACTCGTGGAATCTCAGAATCAAACACTCAATTTTTCGAGTAAGGAGTCAGTTGGGTTAACAATTCTAAAACCACTTTCACTTGCTTATCGCGAAGGTTTACGTAGATTAAAAATTGGCCAAGAATCCACTTCGGAACTCCAACCCATTTTCAATGAATTCAAAAAGGAATTGGAACAGACAGACATCATAGCCCCTGACACCGAAGAAGTGGTTAAATTTGAGAACTATTCCAAGTTGAAGGAATTTGATCAAAACACCTCGCTTCAATTTTTAAATGATACACAAGAGCTGATTTTAAAAATTGGGGACCTTTCCAATTTGATTTTAGATCCTGAAGTAGATTCTTACTACCAGATGGAAATCGTATTATTTCGAGTCCCATCCATTTACCAAAATATTGCAATCCTGAAGGCAATGGTTCGAGATGAATATCTTGGATCCAATGCAAACGCAAAGTCACTTTCCAGTGCTAGTGTCACCAAAGCAGTCATCACAGTCAGTAACATTGAATTGGCATGCAAAGAAATTGCTAAATCTTACGACAAATCAGTAAAATCCAATCAAAAGTATGAAACAGAAATTTCGGAATCGAAAGAATTGGCAAGACGTAGTTGCGATTCTTACCTCACAGAATTGAAAAATACCTTTCTTGCTAATCCAATCAAACCAGCGACTTCAGAGTCTTTATTTGTAACAATTCATAAAGGAACTGAAATCGCTGGAACCATTCAAGAACGTTCTAATGTACTTCTTGAGAAAATGATTCAGGATCGAGTGGAACTTTTGACCTGGAAACGTAATTTTAATATCATTCTAGTGATCTTATCCTTAGCAGTTTCGAGCATCTTTGTTTTTCTAATCTTCCGAAGTATCAATGATCCATTATATCAAGTACTGGTTAAAATTGATGAATTATCCAGTGGAGAGGCAGATTTAACCTCAGCTCTACCTGAATTTGGCAATAATGAAATCGGAAAAATCTCTATTTCCATCAACCAATTCTTACAAAATTTAAACCAAATCATGAACCAACTCAAAATGTCAGTGAGTGAATCAGAAAAGGTTTCAAACAAACTGAAGAAAGATGCCATTTCTGTTTCAGACAACGCAACTTCTCTCGCTTCTGTTTCGGAAGAATCAGCAGCTTCCTTAGAAGAGCTAACCACATCTTTTGAGATCATGTTTGAATTTATCACAAATGAAACAAAAAATATCGTAAAGATCACAGAAGAAATGGGAACTATCAAAACGTCTATAGTGAACATAGAAAATGCTTTGATCCAATTAACTGAATTATCAAGTCAGTCCACGGAGCTTGCCAATTCAGGAAATATCTCCATCAAAAATACAGATACGACAATGACAGAAATTCGTTCAGTGACAAAAGAAATCACTGGAATCGTTGACTTGATTACCGAAATTTCCGAACGAACCAACTTACTTGCATTAAATGCAAGTATTGAAGCAGCGAGAGCTGGAGATGCTGGTATGGGTTTTGCTGTTGTCGCAGAAGAAATTTCTAAACTTGCGGATAAAACGCAAGCTTCTGTCAAAAGCATTAAGAAGTTAATCGAAAAAAGCCATCTAGTAGTAAACGACGGGTCGAACTATGTGTTAGAAGCAGTGAAATCACTTAGTGAAATTGTTGGCCAATCCAATCGAATGAACGATGCCGTAAATCATTTGAAGGATGAGATGACAACCCAAACGAATAGTTTGCTAAGTGTAACTAATGAACTCAATGGTTTGGAAGAAATGGCAAAAACCATTGAACTTTCCAGTCGAGAACAAAAGAAAGCTTCAGAAGACATGGTGAATACAGTCAACACACTATCAGGCAGTGCCCAAGAACTCGCAAGCAACTCGGAAGATCTAAACCAAGTGAGCCAAAAAATTAGCGAAATTGCAACGAACATTGCAATGATTACTAATACATTCAGAACACATTGA